The Maridesulfovibrio sp. genomic sequence AGTATATAAAAAACAGCATCTTAAGCTGTAGAAAACAAAATGGAAAACATTTGATGTCCGCAGGATTATTAAGAGTTGATACTCTGGCTCAATCTGACTTAGGTAACCACTCATGATGAGAGACAGCTGGAATAAAATTTTAAAATTTCTTGAGAAGGGCCTGAACCCCGGTCTGTACAAAGTATGGATCAAGCCCCTGAAAGCAGAAGTCAGCAGCAATACAATTAAGTTGTATGCTCCTAATGACTTTGTTGCAGCCTGGGTCAGGGACCGTCTTATGGACAACATTAGAGAAGCAGGCGAGCAGGTTCTCGGTACCAGCCCCAAGGTGGAGATTGGGGTCAGGAAATCCGTGGAAAAACCCGCTGTAAAGGCTAAGGCCGCGCCTGTTGTAGCACGTCCGGTTCAGGCAAGCATGGGGCTGCCCATGATGTCTTCTGCCGTGGTCAATACTCGTTTTCCCCGCTGGCGTTTTTCTTTTGACGATTTCGTAATCGGCGAGTCTAACAGACTTGCCTGTGCTGCATCCAGAAGTCTTTGTGACAACTCCTTGCCAGGTGACCAGCTCTTTTTGAGCTCCGCGCCTGGTCTCGGGAAAACCCATCTGCTGCATTCTATAGGCAAAAATCTATGTGCTTCCAGCAACAAGAAGCACATTTCAATTGCCTGCCTTACAGCGGAAGAGTTTGCAAACAGGATGGTTCTGGCCCTGAAAGCGGGTGAAATTTCCCGTTTCAAATCTGAATTCAGGGACAATGTGGACTGTCTGCTCTTGGAAGACATTCATTTCTTTCAGGGCAAGCAGAAGATGCAGGATGAAATTCTGGAAACCCTGAAAAGCCTGCAATTGCGTGGCTCAAAAGTGGTTATGACCAGTTCTTTCCTGCCTCGTGAGTTGGAAAAAGTTGATCAGCAGCTTGTTTCCCGTTTCAGTTCGGGACTGCTGGCGCTTATTTCCACCCCTGATTTCGAGACCAGAAAGAGAATCGTTGAAAGCAAGGCCAGTCGCTTGGGAACCAGTGTGCCGGATTCCATCTCCGAGCTGCTGGCGGACCGTATTACCACCGATGTAAGACAGCTGGAAAGCTGCCTGCAGAACCTCGTGCTCAAGGCAAGACTTTTAAACCGTGATGTTTCGCAGGAACTGGCCTGGCAGGTGTTGGAGAACTATTCCATTGCCAGAGCCGCGCCCAGTTATGATTCCATTGTGGATCATATCTGTCGTTCCTACGAGCTTACACCTGATCAACTGCGTTCAAAAAGCCGTAAACGTCAGATCGTACTGGCCAGAAACACCGCTTTCTTCCTCGCCCGTAAACATACCGAACTCTCCCTCAAGGATATCGGGACCAGACTGGGCCGCAGACATTCTACCGTGATTAAGGGTATCACCAACGTAGAACGCGAAATTTCCCTGCAAACTCCTCTCGGTAGGCAGTTGCAGGATACAATAGACCGTCTTACCCCTTAGTCGGGCGGCCTCTAGAGAGCCACTTGCGGCGTAAAGTTAATTGTTAGCGCGGTTTTCGAGCTTAACAAGACCTTACCTCTAAGGGGCTGTTATAAGGCAGGAATTCACGTATGTGTATATGCTTTGTTCCTGTTTTATTGCTGCTTCTTGCTTATGGCACTTTTTTGGGCACCTGATGTCAGGACAGTAAGATAATTGTATATTTGAATGGTTAGCGTTTTTATTTTCCGAAAAAGAGTGACAGCGTAAAGCTGTTTGCTCTTTTTCGGGTTTGGGGATATTCATTGCAACCGGTTTGTAAATGTCTTTGGACGGCCTTTTTTTGGGTCTTAATTGCAGAGGTAGAAAATGAATTCCAATGTATGGAACTCCATTAAGAAGAAGCTTCTTGTGCGTATAAATCCCGTACTGGTAAGGGTTTGGGTGGATCCTTTGTCAGCGCGTTACGAAGATGGGATTGTGCAGCTTACAGCGCCGAATGAGTTCGTCATGAACTGGGTGCAGGAGCATCTGCTGGATCGCATAAAGGATGCGGCGCAGGAAGTGCTTGAGACCAAGGTCGGGGTTACCATTGATCTGGAAAGCGGCAAAGCAGAAAGGCCGCGGGAATTGATATCTGATGTTTCCGCTTACTATGCCGTGGATGAAATTTTAAGCAGCATTAACAGGTTGACCGGAATAGTGCGTAGTGCAGCAAGGCCTGTTGATTACAGTGAAGTTGATGCCAACGCAAAGGCTGTTGAGAGCGTCCCTGTATTGGACCCTCAGACCTTTGATTCCATCCTTGATGCCGTGCTGGAAGCTTTTGGAGTATCTTTCCGGGAGCTGATGCAGCAGGAGACCGAACATGCGCTGCTGGCACGCAGGGCTTTGTACTATCTCTGTTTCCGTTATGGAATCGCTGCCGATGAAGTTGCCCTGAATATGGATTGCACGGTCTCTGAAGTCCGCAAAGGTGCCAAAGTTCTCGAAGGCGAAATCTCCGCAGCCATCGATAACGGCGAAGATCTGGACGAATTGCTTTTAAGAATTTTTAAAAAGTAAAGATACCTCCGGTGGACCTGCCGGGGGCCTCGAACCATTTTTGGGAAAAGGGTTTAAGAATCCCAGAAATTTTTTTATCAGGGCTTCACCGCTTAGCGCGGAAAATATTGCATACAAATTAAACCGTCAGGGCATTAAAGCTCTGACGGTTTTTTATTTTGAACGTCGTCTAGTAAAGCTATCTGCGAAGCTTATTAAAAGTAATCCCCTCCCCAACTGCCGGAGGCATCAAAATTATAACCCTGTCTTTAAAACCATATCCGTAATTGGCCCGCGCGAGCGTTCACCTTTTAAGACCATATGTGCATATTCTTTGTTGTTTCGCAGCTTCTTGACCACCCAGTTAAGTCCGTTGTTGCTTTCGTTTAGATAGGGGTTGTCCACCTGCCTTGTATCGCCAAGGCAGATGCATTTCACGCCTTCGCCCATGCGGGTCAAAAGAGATCGGACTTCGGAACGGGACATATTCTGCATCTCATCAATGATGACCACACAATTCTCGAGATTCATGCCCCGGATGTAGGCGATGGGCAGGATTTCAAATTTTTTCTGGTTGAAGCGGAATTTGTCGGAGTCAGTGTCCATGAAAATACGGTTGGCCGGGCGCTGTTCGTGCAGCTTTACGGTCAGGTCGCGGACATAGCGCACATATGGCTGCATCTTTTCTTCCACTGTTCCGGGCAGGTAGCCCATCTTGGCCCCTATTTCCCAGATAGGCTTGACCAGATACACTTTTTCAAAGGGATTGTCCTTTTTCTCCAGGGCTAGGTAAAGGGCGGAGGCCAGAGCCAGAAAAGTCTTACCGTACCCTGCTTCGGACTGGATGGAGACTAGGTTGATGTCCTGATTCAGCATCAGTTCAAGGGCAAGGTTCTGATAGATATTGCGCGGTTTCACGCCCCAGACTTCATGGGTGTAGGAAATGGTCTTGCTGCCCTTGTCGCCGTAGAAAACCGGGCTGCCGTTCTCCCAGCGGAAGCTGTTTACATAGGGCGTGTGCCCTTCGTCCACGAACCCGGTGTACATCTGGGAATCTGAGCGGAAGGGGTCGGAATCTTTGTATTCCTCGCATTTCAGGCTGTAGATTCCGGCTTTGATCTGTAGGATGCGGTCATTGGTGACCAGGATTGGGTTCTCGATGGAAGCGTTGAGGGTTTCCTTGAGGATGCGGTCATCCGGGCTGAGTTCGCCCAGTTTTTCCGCGAATTCTGGGGAAAGGATAGTTACCTTGTCATCCTTGAGGATGGAATGGACGGCCTGTGAGACAATGTGACCGATGCGCGGGTCCCGCTTGAGCTTATCAAGCTCGGTCAGTACCGTGTAAGGGAGGTGGACCTTGTTTTCCACTCCGTTGCGCAGGGCGGTGATACATTTGGGGTTTTCAATGAGCACGTTGGTGTCCAAAATAAAATTTTTCTGTCCCATAATTCCTCAACTCTTTTTGCGGTTTTACAAAAGAGAAAAGGCGACCTGTAGTCAGATCGCCTTGGCTATGAAAAATACATCCGTGATGTTCCGGTGGATATGCAGGTTTGCCCTGCCGGCTTCACTCTCATATTTATTTAGTACACATGAAGAGTAAGTTGTGAAACCTCAATTTATCCCGGTTGGGTTAATGTTTTGTAACATAGCTTAAGTGAGTTTTGGTTTTTTTCTGTTGAGGATTATTTTGGTAAAT encodes the following:
- a CDS encoding DnaA N-terminal domain-containing protein gives rise to the protein MNSNVWNSIKKKLLVRINPVLVRVWVDPLSARYEDGIVQLTAPNEFVMNWVQEHLLDRIKDAAQEVLETKVGVTIDLESGKAERPRELISDVSAYYAVDEILSSINRLTGIVRSAARPVDYSEVDANAKAVESVPVLDPQTFDSILDAVLEAFGVSFRELMQQETEHALLARRALYYLCFRYGIAADEVALNMDCTVSEVRKGAKVLEGEISAAIDNGEDLDELLLRIFKK
- a CDS encoding PhoH family protein — its product is MGQKNFILDTNVLIENPKCITALRNGVENKVHLPYTVLTELDKLKRDPRIGHIVSQAVHSILKDDKVTILSPEFAEKLGELSPDDRILKETLNASIENPILVTNDRILQIKAGIYSLKCEEYKDSDPFRSDSQMYTGFVDEGHTPYVNSFRWENGSPVFYGDKGSKTISYTHEVWGVKPRNIYQNLALELMLNQDINLVSIQSEAGYGKTFLALASALYLALEKKDNPFEKVYLVKPIWEIGAKMGYLPGTVEEKMQPYVRYVRDLTVKLHEQRPANRIFMDTDSDKFRFNQKKFEILPIAYIRGMNLENCVVIIDEMQNMSRSEVRSLLTRMGEGVKCICLGDTRQVDNPYLNESNNGLNWVVKKLRNNKEYAHMVLKGERSRGPITDMVLKTGL
- a CDS encoding chromosomal replication initiator protein DnaA, producing the protein MMRDSWNKILKFLEKGLNPGLYKVWIKPLKAEVSSNTIKLYAPNDFVAAWVRDRLMDNIREAGEQVLGTSPKVEIGVRKSVEKPAVKAKAAPVVARPVQASMGLPMMSSAVVNTRFPRWRFSFDDFVIGESNRLACAASRSLCDNSLPGDQLFLSSAPGLGKTHLLHSIGKNLCASSNKKHISIACLTAEEFANRMVLALKAGEISRFKSEFRDNVDCLLLEDIHFFQGKQKMQDEILETLKSLQLRGSKVVMTSSFLPRELEKVDQQLVSRFSSGLLALISTPDFETRKRIVESKASRLGTSVPDSISELLADRITTDVRQLESCLQNLVLKARLLNRDVSQELAWQVLENYSIARAAPSYDSIVDHICRSYELTPDQLRSKSRKRQIVLARNTAFFLARKHTELSLKDIGTRLGRRHSTVIKGITNVEREISLQTPLGRQLQDTIDRLTP